AGTAGCTAAGCCTGCAGAAGCGGGACAAAAGCCTCCTTCAGCAGAAGACTTGTATGATGAATTGAAGCTGCCTGATGAGATGCTCTCAGGCGTATATGCGAATGCAGTTCGAATCGGTCATTCGGCGACAGAGTTTTCCTTTGATTTCATAACGACATTCTTTCCTCGTTCGTGTGTTTCTGCTCGAGTGCATATGGCAGCACCGAATATTCCCCGCCTGCTCGATTCGCTGACACACTCATTTGAGCAGTTTCAGCGAAAAGTAGCGGAGCAGCAAAAGCGGCAGCAACCTCCTGAAGGAGGGCAACCAGGTAATCTTTAAATCCTCATGTGCCTGCTATTCATTCCTGCTCGTCAGCAGAGGGGCCGTAGAGTGCGGGAACGGGAATATCATTGAGTCGCAGATACACACAGAGATGACCACGGTGATGGATACTATGATTGAGTACCCAAGTGCGAATCACACCAATTTTGGGCATCGTGATGAGGGGCTCACCACCGGAAAGAAGTGACCATGACTTCACAAATTCTTCATCGGAAGTAGACGCGATGCGTTTTCTTGCTGCGACAACATTCGCGTCAAAGAGATCCAGGATTTCCTGACGGCTATTAAGTACAGGAGCTTGGTAAGGTTCGCCACCCTCCGGGTTAAGATCCCAGTTATCTTGAGTCAGGGTTCCTTCAACCCAGCCTACCATTTCCGCGAGATGAGTAGCGACCCAGCCGATACTGTTCGATTTGGGGTGCGCTTTCCAGTCGAGTTTGTCATCGGGAATTCGTTCGAGCACTTTGCGAGTTCCCGCCATTTCCATATCAAATTCGGGGAGGATTGATTCGGCGATTGTCATGGGAGTATCCTGTCTTCAATTATGGTGAGAGAGTCACAACGAAATGGTGTTTTGAATGGGATTGAGTCGCAAATAATTTGACGACTCAATACACGCTTATTCTAACAGTTTGTTCACTGGAATGTCCAGCATTTCGGCATCAAACTGTTTTTTGACTTCAACTGGCTGTTTTGTGCTTTGAAAAAACAAAATAGCGGCAGAGAATAAAATTGAATGTCATACCCACCACGATTCCAATTAATGCTGCCAGCAAAGTCCTTTTCTCGAAATAGGTAATTGAACTACATAATACCATTGTCGTGAGCCAGTTGAAGAAAGCACCTAATAGACAACTACTGCAGTAACCGAGATACTGCTTGAGAATGGGAGCGTATCGCGCATACGAAAATGTAATATTGCGATTGAGCAGGAAATTAGTGCTCATCGAAATCCAAATCGCAACTGCAATTGCCACCGGTCGATTAAGCCAATTCAAGAGCAGGGATAGTGCCATTAAATTTACGACGACTCCCGAGCATCCAATGACAGCAAATTGTGCAAAGTAAGCATAGTTTCTGTATTTAAATTCAAACAGACGTTTGAGATGTTTCAGGTAATTGATTTGCTCTTTGAACGAGAGTTTGCTGCTTCCCTGAGTACGATCTGTAAAGTGGATAGGAATTTCAATGATGTTGCGGCAACGACATTTCACCATTAATTCCAAGCCGATTTTGTAGCCCACGGGGTTAAGAATTTCGCGTGCATTCAAAAAATCTTGACGATGTAACGCAAAAAAGCCTGCCATCGGATCTTTCACTGTTGTGAAGGGACGTGCCATCCAAGTTGCAATTTTTGAATTAAACTTTCTGAACCAACCCCAGGTTTCGTCTGTCGAACCACCGTTCACATAGCGGCTGCCAATCACAAAATCTGCCTGTTGGTTTTTCAAGGCAAAGTACAGTTCCGGAATTGTTTCTGGTGGGTGTGATAGATCGGCGTCCATTACCATCAGAATCTCTGCCGACGCTGCATCCATGCCAGCGATGACTGCAGTTGAGAGGCCCCGTTCATTTTCACGGGTGATCAGATGAAGGGGCGATGATTGTGACAGCGTTTGACAGAGATCTGCTATGCCATCTGGACTTTGATCATGGACTACTATGATTTCTGCAGAAATTGCAGAGTCGTTCAAGACCTGAGTAATACGCGGGATCAGGTTAGCCAAATTTTCGGCTTCACAATAGGTGGGCACGATAATCGATAATTGAGGCAATGTTCTAACTTTTCAGGATTGTTGCGATTATAACGGTTGGCGTTTAGATGCGGAGATTCAGTTAGGTTCTCTTTCGACAGAAGCAGTAGAACGATTCTCACCTGTGACTGTATTCAAAATCTAGCTTGTAGTGATGAAAAGCATCCTTTTTCAGTAATCCAGTGATTTCCCCGAATCGTGATAGTTTCAACCACTACTTTCCGCAGATTGTGAGAGATCAATAAGTTCCTCATGATTCACGCAACTTTTTTGCTTTCAATAGTCAAACTATGCTGTTTTTTTGCATCATTTTCATACTTCTGACGACTTCAGGTAGTTTTGTGACCTAGATTTGTACTGAAAAACTACATGGAAATGGGCGGGCTGAAAATATGGTGCTGATGGTCAAAGTGCCGGTAAGCATGCGTGATGATCAATAAAATATATCAGTTGAAGGAGTAGAGTGAATATGGCTGGTTCTGGCCTTTCTCAAGTTGATTCCAATATGGCTTTTGATGATCTCAAACGACTTATTCATGGTAAGTTGGTTGAAAAGCTCGATTTGACCCGCGTTGGAGATCTGGAAGGTGATTCGCTCAGGCGTGAAATTCGTCTGGTGATCGAACATTTGTGTGATACCGAAAATCCCCTTCTCA
The Gimesia aquarii DNA segment above includes these coding regions:
- a CDS encoding glycosyltransferase, with the translated sequence MPQLSIIVPTYCEAENLANLIPRITQVLNDSAISAEIIVVHDQSPDGIADLCQTLSQSSPLHLITRENERGLSTAVIAGMDAASAEILMVMDADLSHPPETIPELYFALKNQQADFVIGSRYVNGGSTDETWGWFRKFNSKIATWMARPFTTVKDPMAGFFALHRQDFLNAREILNPVGYKIGLELMVKCRCRNIIEIPIHFTDRTQGSSKLSFKEQINYLKHLKRLFEFKYRNYAYFAQFAVIGCSGVVVNLMALSLLLNWLNRPVAIAVAIWISMSTNFLLNRNITFSYARYAPILKQYLGYCSSCLLGAFFNWLTTMVLCSSITYFEKRTLLAALIGIVVGMTFNFILCRYFVFSKHKTAS
- a CDS encoding DinB family protein, translating into MTIAESILPEFDMEMAGTRKVLERIPDDKLDWKAHPKSNSIGWVATHLAEMVGWVEGTLTQDNWDLNPEGGEPYQAPVLNSRQEILDLFDANVVAARKRIASTSDEEFVKSWSLLSGGEPLITMPKIGVIRTWVLNHSIHHRGHLCVYLRLNDIPVPALYGPSADEQE